CACTCCGAGCAGTGCCAGCCGGTGCAGCAGCACGGAGCGGGCCAGTTGGGCGGGCTTGCGCAGGTCGAGGGTCAGGATCTCCTCCATGGCACTTGGCTTCCACCGCAGCCTGCGCTGGGTGGCGGCAAGATCGGCGGCGAGGGGGACGGTGGGGGCGGAATCCGGGACGCTTCCCAGCTCGAGCCCCACTGTCAGTTCCCGGTGCACCAGGGCCAGCGGGAGTGGCGACCCGTCACACAGCACCGACTGCGCGGCATCATCAAGTTCTGCCAGCCCCGGGCTGGGGCGGCCGCGGACGGCGGCGAGCGCGTTTGCCATCCGGTTCGCCTCCACCACGGAGGCCGTGGACGCGTCCAGGTTCTCGTGGCGCAGGGCATGCGCTACCCGGACCAGCCAGGTGGTGGCTACGTCCGTGCCGGGATCCTGGCCCATCCAGTGGGTGAAAAGATGCTGGTACCAGCCGGGCGCCGTGACTCCGGCACCGTAGCTGCTGGCCAGGCTGAGCCGGCCGGAGGTCCACGGAACCCAGGTTGCCGCGACCTTTGTTTTGGGCAGGCCGGCCAGCACCTTGTTGTCAGCCGAGGCCGGAGGGAAGTCGGCAGGCACCAGCGCCGGGGCATGGAAGGCTCCACACACCACAACAATCCGGGCGTGCCCCTCGCGGAGCGCGGCCCGCAGCAGCCGCCGCATCCAAGCCTCCCGCCGGTTGTTCTCCACCACATCGGGATGGTGGGCGGGCCTGTCATCGGCGGCCCGGATCTCCGCAATCGCGTCCGTGAGCGCCGCGAACCGTTCGACCGGGTCGCTGTGGCGGTGCTCCATGGCGTCCTCCCACCAGCGCTCGGCGTCGCTGTATCCGGCGGCGCGGGCAAGGATACCTATGGCGTCCGGCCGGTAGGGGCGTGACCGCGTGGCGGAGGTGCCGTCGTCGTCCTCCGCTGACGGCGCCGAGCCTGGCAGTGCCTCCTCTGGCAGCTGCTCCTCTGGCAGCGCCCCGCCTGGCAGCTGCACGGCAGGCTCAGCCGCCAGCTGCAGGGCAAAAGTATGTGCCGCGGGAAGGTCGATGGCCCGTACCGGGGTACCGGTGGACAATGCCCAGCGCATGGCCACCCATTCGGGGGAGAACGCGGCCAGCGGGTAGAAGGAGGCCAGCCGGGGTTCATCGGGGACGTAGATCAGCCCTGCCACCGGCGGGAGCATCTCCGGGTCGTTGAGCAGGGGGATCACCTGGTCCAGTTCCGGCGGCGCCTCCACGAGCACCAGGTCCGGCCGGAGGGCGGCGAGTGCCTCGGCCACGGAGTGCGCCGAGCCGGGACCGTGGTGCCGGATCCCAAGGACATGGACCTCTGTCATGGTTGAGGAATCCCGGCCTAGTTCGACGATTCGAGGTCGCGGCAGGCCCGGTACAGGTCCTTCCACTCCGGCCGGTTCCGCACCACGGTTTCCAGGTATTCCTGCCAGATCACCCGGTCCTGCACAGGATCCTTGACCACGGCGCCCACCAGGCTGGCCGCCACGTCCTGCGCCCGGACGGTTCCATCCCCGAAGTGCGCGGCCAGGGAGAGTCCGTTGGTCATCACCGAGATGGCTTCCGCGGTGGACAGCGTGGCGGAGGGCGATTTGATGGTGGTCCGCTGGTCCTGCGTCACGCCGGCACGGAGCTCCCGCATCACTGTCACCACCCGGCGGACCTCGGAGAGAGCGGCCAGGTCCGCCGGCAGTTCAAGGGCCTCGCCAAGGCTGCGGACGCGGGTGGTGACGATCTCCACCTCCTGTTCCATGCTGTCCGGGAGCGGCAGCACCACGGTGTTGAACCGGCGGCGGAGTGCCGAGGAGAGGTCATTGACGCCTTTGTCCCGGTTGTTGGCCGTGGCGATGATGTTGAATCCCTTCCGTGCCTGCACCTCCTCATTGAGTTCCGGAATGGGCAGGCTCTTTTCGCTGAGGATCGTGATGAGGGAGTCCTGCACATCCGAGGGGATCCGGGTGAGTTCCTCCACCCGTACCAGGCTCCCGGCCTCCATGGCGCGCATCACCGGCCCGGGAACGAGGGCAGCGCGGGACGGTCCGTCGGCGAGCAGGCGGGCATAGTTCCAGCCATAGCGCAGTGCCTCTTCGGGGGTGCCGGCGGTGCCCTGCACCACCAGGGTGGAGGTTCCCGAGATGGCCGCCGCAAGGTGTTCTCCGAGCCAGGTCTTGGCCGTGCCCGGCACGCCGAGCAGCAGCAGGGCCCGGTCCGTGGCCAGTGATGCCACCGCGATTTCCACGAGCCGTTCCGAGCCCAGGTACTTGGGGGTGATGCGGACACCGCTGGGCAGCTGGCCGCCGAGGATGTAGGTGGTGACGGCCCAGGGGGACAGCCGCCAGCTGGGCGGCCTGGGCCGCTCGTCTGCAGCGGCGAGGGCTGCGAGCTCCCCGGCGTAGGCGTTTTCGGCGTGGGCGCGGAGCACGTCCTGGGCGGGCTGGGCGTCGGTCATTGGAAAGCCTCCGTCAGGGATTGTCGGAACGATTGGTATTGCACGGCGTCGCGGAGCACGCGGCGCCGGCCGGCGTCGTCGTCGGAGCGCTCCAGCAGCTGCCGGCACTGTCCGGCCGCCTCGGGCGGAAGCGCCGCGGGAAGGATGCCGGCCAGCATGACCGCCAGCTGGCCGCCGTTTTTGGCGGTGATTTGCTCCAGCACTGCGGCAGCCAGTGGTGGTCCCCACGGGCGGGGAAGGCTGCGGAGCGGTTCAACCAGCGTGAAGGGCTGCACCGGGCCGCTCCGCAGATACCGCAGCAGCCTCTCCTCGCGTTCGGCCGGCGGGAGGCAAGCCAGCAGGCGCAGGTCCAGGTGGTCATCCAGCAGCGCACGCACCCACTCAAGGTCGGCCCGCAGGGCGGCGATTGACGCGATGGCCTCCAGCACCCGCGTTTCTCCCTTGAGCAGCGCAAGCGTCGACGCCGGGCTTCCGGCGGCAAGCGATGTCCAGGTATCGAGGGGGGCCCCGCGGATGATGGCGTCAAGCCGGACCAGCCGGTCGGGTTCACCGATGTGGGAATCCGCGGGGATTCCGTCCCGGAGTGCGGCAGTGTCCGGTTCGGGCGGGAGGTCGATGTCGAGGTGTTTGCGCAGGACGCCGCCCAGCCGGAGCAGCGGGCGGAGCCTGGCGGCCATCCGGGCGGCACGGGCGCTGTCCGGCAACCGGTCGAGCAGTCCGGCGGCGGTGTCACGCACGCTTTTGGCTTTGCTGTCCAGGGCGCGCTCCAGCAGTTCCTCGTCGTCGGGCCCGAGGTTTGTGGCAAACGTGGCAAGGTGGGCTGCACGCTCCCGGGCGGCCAGGCCCTCCCAGTGCTCGCCAAGCTGCCTGCGCGCGGCGGCAGGATCAGTGCGGCGGAGCCTCTCCAGTTCGGTGGTGGCGTCAGCGCTAGCCAGCTCCGCCCAGTCATCCACCGCCGGAGCCTGCTGATCTCCACCCGGTATATCGTTGCCCCCTTGAGTACCGGCCGGCAGGCCCTGCAGCCAGCGGCCCCGCATTCCAATGGCCGGGTTTAAGTGTTCCGCCACGGATGGTTTGGAATCCGCCACCGCGAGGAGTGGCGGGAGGAGCCGGTGCGGGACCCGCAACCCGGACGCTGCGGCGGACTGCAGCCAGTCCGCCACCAGTTGGGTCCGCAGCTCCGCCCCCACCGGCGGCTGGGTGAGCAGGAGGTCCAGCAGCCTGGCGGCCTCGCCTGCTGCCTGGGGGCAATCGTCCGTTGGCGCCGGCTCGGCCAGTGCGGCGGGGTCCGGGCGGCGGGGGTGCCGGGCGGAGCGGGTGATGGCGTCGGCGAGCGCGGCCTGGTCCAGGAGTAACTCCTCGGCCGGCACAGCTTGCGGCGGGAGGACGCCCAGCTCCGCGGGCGGGGAAGGCGCCGCGTGCCTGGCGGTCCCTACCAGGGCGGCAACCCGCAGCTCTTCCCTCCATGTCATGGCGTCACCACTGCCCCATCGACGACGGCGGACAGCGGCCGCACGCGGCCCTCCTCCAGCTCGCCGAAAAGGTCGACGGGATGGCCGCCGGTGAGCGCGAGCAGGGAGTGCAGGGGCGCATCGACCAGGGGGAGGGCATCACCGGCTTGGTCCAGAAGCCAGCCGGAGCCGCCGGTGCAGACGCGCACTCCGGCCAGCAGCACCGGGTGGCGGTCCCGCCACGGGGACAGGGCGACGGCGGCTGACTCGTCGGCGAGCGCCTGCAAAATACTGCTTCCCCCGCCCAGTGATCCGGCCGTTCCACGCGTGCCCACCGTGCCGGTGAACCTCGCCCGCTGGGGTGCCGATCCGGGGTACCGGGCCACCGAGGCATCCAGCACCGCACCGGCGAGCTGGGGTGTCGCCAGGGACTCGCTGCGGGCAGCGAAATCCAGGAGGAGCACCACCCTTCCGTCCGGCCCGCGCAGCCAGGTCCGCTGCTGCTGGAGCCGCCCGTCGTCGCTGCGGTGGGCGCCGAGCACCAGCCACGGACCGGGCAGTGCCTCTGTTCCCTCGACTTCCGCAGCAGGAACCGTCCAGCCGACGGCAACGCGGAGGTCGGCAAGCTCCCCGGGGGTCAGCTGGTCCCGCATCCGCCAGGCTTTGGTGAGCGCCCACCACCGGCCCGCCCGGTGGAGGAGGTGATCGGTCCAGTCGGTGCGGGCGTGGATGTCCGAGCCCATGGCGCGCACTTGTTCGGCCAGTCCAGGCAGTTGGGCGTCCACCAGGCGGGCAGCCGCCCCGTCCCACCAGGAATACGGCTGCGTCCGGGCGGACGCCATGCCGGTCCGCACCAGGTCGGCCAACCATCGGGAGAAGTCGCTGATGCCGGCGTCCATCAGTGCCAGCCGGTCGGCCAGCCTTTTGGCCTGCGCCGCAGGATCGGCCGGCTGGTCAGGCTGGCGCCGCTCACGCACCGTTGCCCGGTCCGCGCGCTGGGCCGCCCATTCCTGGGCGAAACCGGCAGCCTCCGTGCCGCCGTCGGCCGCTTCTCCCCGTGACCACAGCAGCAGGAGGGCGAGTGCGTGCTTGCAGGGGAACTTCCGGCTGGGGCAGGAGCACCGGTAGGCCGGGGCGGCGATGTCAACGCTCACCTGGTAGGGCGTCTTTCCGCTGCCCTGGCATTTGCCCCAAACCAGCACGTCGTTGCTGCCTGTGCCGGACCAGGGGCCCGGGCGGGCAAGCTTGCGGGCAGCAGCCAGGGAGGCTGCGTCGGGCGCGGCGCCGGCCACCCTGTCCTCGCTCCAACGCCCCATAAACCACATTGTGCCCGATGTTCCGGGCGGCGCAAGACGCACCGACGGCGTGGCGGCCGCCCGGTCCTGCGCCGGGCCGCCCTCTTCCATGTCAGGATCAGGGTATGCCTGACCGCCTGATGCTGCTGGACACCGCCTCGCTGTACTTTCGTGCCTTCTACGGCCTGCCCGATTCGATCCGCCGCCCGGACGGAACGCCCGTCAACGCAGTCCGGGGCCTCCTGGACATGATCGCCCGGCTCACCACCGATTACGGGGCCACCCACCTCATCGCCTGCTGGGACGACGACTGGCGGCCGCAATGGCGCGTGGACCTTCTCCCAACCTATAAGGCCCACCGCGTGGCCGAGGCCCATACTGACGCTCCTGACGTGGAGGTGGTGCCGGATGCGCTCGACGCGCAACTGCCCATGATCCGGACAGTGCTGGGGCTGGCCGGCATCGCCATCGTCGGTGCGGCCGAGCACGAGGCCGACGACGTCATAGGCACCTACGCCAGCCATGCCGGCATCCCGGTAGACGTGGTCACGGGGGACCGCGATCTTTTCCAGGTTTGCGATGACGAGCGCAAGGTGCGCGTCATCTACACCGCCAGGGGCATGAAGAACCTGGAGGTGATGACCGAAGAAGTGGTGGTGGGAAAGTACCGGGTCCTGCCCCAGCAGTATGCCGATTACGCCACACTGCGCGGTGACGCCTCGGACGGGCTGCCAGGTGTGGCGGGAATAGGTGAAAAAACGGCATCATCGCTGCTGCTGAAATACGGATCCCTCGAAAACCTTCTCCAGGCAACAGCAGATGCGCACAGCGGACTCTCCTCACCAGTCCGGGCCAAGCTGGAGGCCGCCGCGGACTACCTCACGGCCGCGCCCGCCGTCGTGCGCCTGGTCCGGGACCTTGACCTGCCCACTTTGGAGGAGGCCGGCGCCCGGCTGCACCCCGTCACGGGGGAAGCCCGTACCGGACTGGAACGCCTCGGCGTGGACTGGAACCTGGGCGGCTCTGTGCGGCGGCTGCTCGACGCACTGGA
This genomic interval from Arthrobacter sp. SLBN-100 contains the following:
- a CDS encoding DUF5682 family protein, encoding MTEVHVLGIRHHGPGSAHSVAEALAALRPDLVLVEAPPELDQVIPLLNDPEMLPPVAGLIYVPDEPRLASFYPLAAFSPEWVAMRWALSTGTPVRAIDLPAAHTFALQLAAEPAVQLPGGALPEEQLPEEALPGSAPSAEDDDGTSATRSRPYRPDAIGILARAAGYSDAERWWEDAMEHRHSDPVERFAALTDAIAEIRAADDRPAHHPDVVENNRREAWMRRLLRAALREGHARIVVVCGAFHAPALVPADFPPASADNKVLAGLPKTKVAATWVPWTSGRLSLASSYGAGVTAPGWYQHLFTHWMGQDPGTDVATTWLVRVAHALRHENLDASTASVVEANRMANALAAVRGRPSPGLAELDDAAQSVLCDGSPLPLALVHRELTVGLELGSVPDSAPTVPLAADLAATQRRLRWKPSAMEEILTLDLRKPAQLARSVLLHRLALLGVDWGIPTETGRTLGTFKEAWTLQWKPELAIAVVEASRYGTTVAAAAAACVSENAREDGSLATLGELLANCLLADLPEGLTAVVAVLAERTALQQDVAPLLETIAPLARTCRYGNVRGVDVTGVRKILDTTVVRACVGLPTACAGLDDEAAEEMRRAVDSAQQGLSLVPDLPLDDWHRALAAVAGSDVVHGSVAGRATRLLLDAGLVETDEVAARLSRRLSIAAPAREAAAWLDGLVSGDATLLIYDRRLLQLVDGWVAGVDEDIFADVLPLLRRTFSAFSQPERREIGEQVSRMGGTVQAGSDETMDLAAAGPAVRTMARYLGWDVVA
- a CDS encoding DUF5691 domain-containing protein; its protein translation is MTWREELRVAALVGTARHAAPSPPAELGVLPPQAVPAEELLLDQAALADAITRSARHPRRPDPAALAEPAPTDDCPQAAGEAARLLDLLLTQPPVGAELRTQLVADWLQSAAASGLRVPHRLLPPLLAVADSKPSVAEHLNPAIGMRGRWLQGLPAGTQGGNDIPGGDQQAPAVDDWAELASADATTELERLRRTDPAAARRQLGEHWEGLAARERAAHLATFATNLGPDDEELLERALDSKAKSVRDTAAGLLDRLPDSARAARMAARLRPLLRLGGVLRKHLDIDLPPEPDTAALRDGIPADSHIGEPDRLVRLDAIIRGAPLDTWTSLAAGSPASTLALLKGETRVLEAIASIAALRADLEWVRALLDDHLDLRLLACLPPAEREERLLRYLRSGPVQPFTLVEPLRSLPRPWGPPLAAAVLEQITAKNGGQLAVMLAGILPAALPPEAAGQCRQLLERSDDDAGRRRVLRDAVQYQSFRQSLTEAFQ
- a CDS encoding 5'-3' exonuclease, which gives rise to MPDRLMLLDTASLYFRAFYGLPDSIRRPDGTPVNAVRGLLDMIARLTTDYGATHLIACWDDDWRPQWRVDLLPTYKAHRVAEAHTDAPDVEVVPDALDAQLPMIRTVLGLAGIAIVGAAEHEADDVIGTYASHAGIPVDVVTGDRDLFQVCDDERKVRVIYTARGMKNLEVMTEEVVVGKYRVLPQQYADYATLRGDASDGLPGVAGIGEKTASSLLLKYGSLENLLQATADAHSGLSSPVRAKLEAAADYLTAAPAVVRLVRDLDLPTLEEAGARLHPVTGEARTGLERLGVDWNLGGSVRRLLDALDRPRPA
- a CDS encoding SWIM zinc finger family protein, whose product is MEEGGPAQDRAAATPSVRLAPPGTSGTMWFMGRWSEDRVAGAAPDAASLAAARKLARPGPWSGTGSNDVLVWGKCQGSGKTPYQVSVDIAAPAYRCSCPSRKFPCKHALALLLLWSRGEAADGGTEAAGFAQEWAAQRADRATVRERRQPDQPADPAAQAKRLADRLALMDAGISDFSRWLADLVRTGMASARTQPYSWWDGAAARLVDAQLPGLAEQVRAMGSDIHARTDWTDHLLHRAGRWWALTKAWRMRDQLTPGELADLRVAVGWTVPAAEVEGTEALPGPWLVLGAHRSDDGRLQQQRTWLRGPDGRVVLLLDFAARSESLATPQLAGAVLDASVARYPGSAPQRARFTGTVGTRGTAGSLGGGSSILQALADESAAVALSPWRDRHPVLLAGVRVCTGGSGWLLDQAGDALPLVDAPLHSLLALTGGHPVDLFGELEEGRVRPLSAVVDGAVVTP
- a CDS encoding ATP-binding protein, with product MTDAQPAQDVLRAHAENAYAGELAALAAADERPRPPSWRLSPWAVTTYILGGQLPSGVRITPKYLGSERLVEIAVASLATDRALLLLGVPGTAKTWLGEHLAAAISGTSTLVVQGTAGTPEEALRYGWNYARLLADGPSRAALVPGPVMRAMEAGSLVRVEELTRIPSDVQDSLITILSEKSLPIPELNEEVQARKGFNIIATANNRDKGVNDLSSALRRRFNTVVLPLPDSMEQEVEIVTTRVRSLGEALELPADLAALSEVRRVVTVMRELRAGVTQDQRTTIKSPSATLSTAEAISVMTNGLSLAAHFGDGTVRAQDVAASLVGAVVKDPVQDRVIWQEYLETVVRNRPEWKDLYRACRDLESSN